In the genome of Dermatobacter hominis, the window GCGTCGACATAGCGCTCGAGCAGCTGCTGGTGGCGGTCGTCGAGCGGGTCGTCGAGCCCGTCGGGCCGGAGGTCCGACAGCGTGGCTCGGGCTCGCTGCAGTGCGCTGTTGACCGACGCCACGGTGGTGTCCAGGAGGTCGGCGACCTCGGCCGCGGGTATGCGGAGGACCTCGCACAGGATGAGGACCGACCGCTGCTTCGGCGGCAGGTGCTGCAGCGCGGCGACGAAGGCGAGCCGGATGGACTCCCGCGCCGCGGCCACGTCGGCCGGATCGGCGGACAGGTCGACCACCAGGGCGTCGGGAGCCGGCTGGACGAACACGTGCTCCTCGCGCTGGTCGCCGAGGACCAGGTCCGCGGTGCGCGACGCCGGGCCCATCTCCATCGGGCGGGCGCGGCGCTGGGGGCTGCGGTGCATGTCGATGCAGACGTTGTGGGCGATCCGGTAGAGCCACGTGCGGGCGGCGGAGCGACCCTCGAACCGGTCGGCGGCCCGCCAGGCCCGCAGCATGGTCTCCTGCACGGCGTCCTCGGCCTCGGACGGCGCGCCGAGCATGCGGTAGCAGTAGCCGGTGAGCTCCTTTCGGTGGCGCTCGAACGCGGCGTCGAGCTCGGCG includes:
- a CDS encoding sigma-70 family RNA polymerase sigma factor yields the protein MSSDRAPSGTSTATSPLDDVQLDAELDAAFERHRKELTGYCYRMLGAPSEAEDAVQETMLRAWRAADRFEGRSAARTWLYRIAHNVCIDMHRSPQRRARPMEMGPASRTADLVLGDQREEHVFVQPAPDALVVDLSADPADVAAARESIRLAFVAALQHLPPKQRSVLILCEVLRIPAAEVADLLDTTVASVNSALQRARATLSDLRPDGLDDPLDDRHQQLLERYVDAFERYDIAELVTLLRDDAVLSMPPWDTWIQGRDEMRDFYLGPGCKCRGSRLLPIALNGCAGFAQYRQTSPGVWEPWSMQVIEVADGRISAHHNFLYPEMFTAFGFPERLTDPAPDAG